The DNA window CGGCCCAATCACAGCCACCGTACTGATATTCAGATCAACAGCTCTTACTCATGTGATCTGGATTAAATATTAGAAACATGATGAAAGCAGGAAAATCCAGACCTACAGGAGTAACGATTACTGACTATTGACCGGTAAGATCCTCAGAGAGTCAGAACACCAGAAGAATGgaaagagtgtgtgagtgaaggtgtgtgtgaatgtgtgtagatGTGTGTTAGTTACAGGATCAGAGAATGACACCGTTCCTCTGTCATAGTCCAGATTCACTCTCACACGATCAAGCTTCTGTTTGACAGGAAAACCTGAAATGAAATACAGTCCATACGGATCATATGTCACACTCCAGACATCAGTGTTGAAGAAATCATATCCCTTCCTCTGGTTTGATGCTGTAGTTACTCCAAGAGTCCAAATTCGACACTCTTTAACCTCCACATCCCAGCAGTGTGTTCCTGAGTTAAAACCCTCTGAACCCAGAACACAGAGAGAACAGTCAAATCTCTCTGGATTATCAGGAAGAGATTGATTGTTCCCACTGCATCTCACACTGGTCAGATCATCAGACAGGACGAGATGTGGATCTGCAGTGTTTGGATCCAGAATCACAGGAGCTGATGAGACACAATCAACAGATGCTTTTATTGTTCATATAATGATCAAGAGTGACCCAACACAgattattatgaattatgacACTGTTGATCACATGTTCCTCCTCCTAGTTTCACTCACTGTTGGTCTGAAAGCTGAAGCACACGATCACTATTCTGTGGATTATTATctgtatattatttatatattatatcattatttttatataagggattttgtattgaacataactctggatcacaatgtcacaGAGATATGGGGAGGGGCttattttactcaggcaaccaatcagtgtctcaggaTCATcatgaagctatcaagccactccctagcaaccatttacagcaccctagcaacaagtcccatagacttccaCTCAAAGAGATCAAAGGGAATATTTTTGGATAGAAgagtcatagaaacatgaggtcttgtttgactcggggcagaaaacagccaatcacaaatcaccttcaacactttcttgccacgccctagcaaccattgtacaacaccctagcaaccgaaacccaaagagggatatcttcaaatctgaaagTCAGAAGCATATGGTTTATATCATTATAGCAACCGTTaagcaagacctatatctctgcaccAGAACATCGCAGAGACATGAGGTTTGGCTCTTTTGAtgcatgctagcaaactgaacttccaacatgctaaaCATGCTAgaagtgaatagctacatgctaatagtgattagctaagtgttAAATCaggctaaaaacatgctaacaactctataaaaactccatagtaaccatctgtgactgtgacaactaccaaccacctagcaacaccatagcaaccacccacgaTGTCCTAGAAACTGCCTaataacaccatagcaaccattCAGgacaaaaattcaaatctaaacAGTCAGAAGCAATCAGCAGTCAGACTCAATTAAACTgacattatctatctatctatctatctatctatctatctatctatctatctatctatctatctatctatctatctatctatctatctatctatctatcagtttGTGTCATGAAGCACCTTTATCTCTCCACCCATCCATCatttccagtgtgtgtgtgagagctcAGATCTTCAGCAGTCAGACTCACTGTTTTGGACGATGTCCTGCATCTTCTTCCAGACTCTGAACGGCAGGTTGCCCAAGTAACGCGGCACATGAATCAAAGCTCCAGAAGCCATCTGTGGATCCGGCTGTGAGCTCTGGACTCTGGAAGAACATTCAGGAGTCAGAACTGCGGTGGCTTTGGATCAGAACCAGAGAGACCAGAGACAGGAGCAGATCACTCACCTTTCCTTTGAGACTGGAAACTCCTGCAGAACAAACACACCATTTATCATCAAGAACTCAATAAATGAACCAATGATCAACCAATGATCTGAAATCAGACCTTCAGAAAGCAGACGTCACTGGCTTTCATCATCTCCTCCATGTCTTTGATTGTGTGTGAAAGAGCTGAGATGTGTCTGTTCATCTCCTCCAGCTTCTCCTTCATCATCTGCTTCTTCTGCTCCTCTTCCTCCCTCAGTGCAGTGATTGTAGCTTCTTCTTCATCTCTGAGAAACTGATGAAGCTTCTCAAACTGCAGTTTAATCTGACGCTCAGTGTGCTCAGCTTGAGACTGAAATCAAATCACATTCACTTCAATCATCTCAATCGACACACATCAACACTTCACATCATTCATATCAGAGATAAACTCAAACACCGACATATAACGGATCCAGAAGCAGATCACTGCTCGTCATTTACAGAAATAATGAACTGGAAtccattatattaaatatatcagATCATAACTGTATATAGTGATCCTACAGCTGTAATGAAAATGACTCTTGATTCTGTTTTCCCACCTTGATGTGTTGAACTGTTTTCTCAAACTCtcctttcattttttcattgtgTTGAAGTTTCTTCTGTAAGGACTTCAGAGCTGTATTGAGCTCCACCTAAAAttgaacaaaaacacataaaacaccAGATTACAGTGAAGAGAAGAAGACAATACAGTGATATGATCATATAATGCTGTGAAAAAGTGTTTGCCCTCATCATGATTTCTTCTGTTTTTGTGAACATCTCATACTAAATTGATTcagaaatcaatcaatcaaatcacACTTCAATAGGACTTTTTTAACAGCATGAAGTTTGTTAAAAGGTCTTAAAGTGCCCCAattatgctttttcaaatattaactttcatgcagtgtgtaatatagctgtctgtgaatgtaaatgGTATGCAACGCTGTAAAGTCGAAAGCGCATGATAattaaagttattgtctcccaa is part of the Chanodichthys erythropterus isolate Z2021 chromosome 18, ASM2448905v1, whole genome shotgun sequence genome and encodes:
- the LOC137006338 gene encoding nuclear factor 7, ovary-like gives rise to the protein MASLNEELSCPVCCEIFKTPVILSCSHSVCKECLQQFWRTKKTQECPVCRRRSSKSNPPLNLVLKNLCESFLMERNEMRSSGSEEICSLHSEKLKLFCLEDKQPVCVVCINSQKHVSHTFRPISEVVSSYKVELNTALKSLQKKLQHNEKMKGEFEKTVQHIKSQAEHTERQIKLQFEKLHQFLRDEEEATITALREEEEQKKQMMKEKLEEMNRHISALSHTIKDMEEMMKASDVCFLKEFPVSKERVQSSQPDPQMASGALIHVPRYLGNLPFRVWKKMQDIVQNTPVILDPNTADPHLVLSDDLTSVRCSGNNQSLPDNPERFDCSLCVLGSEGFNSGTHCWDVEVKECRIWTLGVTTASNQRKGYDFFNTDVWSVTYDPYGLYFISGFPVKQKLDRVRVNLDYDRGTVSFSDPVTNTHLHTFTHTFTHTLFPFFWCSDSLRILPVNSQ